A window from Methanococcoides sp. LMO-2 encodes these proteins:
- a CDS encoding ArsR family transcriptional regulator → MPKRTRIINDPSELVPLLQTFQSAQHKQVFNLLLVEWMTKGDLEEKMGCDVSESITILKECGLLESQWHMPEPGKKPEKEYHSSYSKVQSNFQCSFEDLSDIIMLTFHPYDEIKDLIEELEELVEKGNHSMSSLTRSMNKSPIYVRALARRSPKLTVMGQRLKINEETE, encoded by the coding sequence ATGCCCAAAAGGACTCGAATTATAAATGATCCCTCAGAACTAGTTCCCCTTCTCCAAACCTTTCAGTCAGCGCAACACAAACAGGTGTTCAATCTTCTTTTAGTCGAATGGATGACAAAAGGAGATCTTGAAGAAAAAATGGGTTGTGATGTTTCCGAAAGTATCACAATATTAAAAGAATGTGGCTTACTCGAAAGCCAGTGGCATATGCCGGAACCGGGCAAAAAACCTGAAAAAGAGTACCATTCATCTTATTCTAAAGTACAGTCAAACTTCCAGTGTTCTTTTGAAGACCTTAGCGATATCATAATGCTCACATTCCATCCTTACGACGAAATAAAAGATCTCATCGAGGAACTGGAAGAACTTGTCGAGAAGGGCAACCATTCCATGAGCAGCCTGACACGTTCAATGAACAAGAGTCCGATATATGTACGTGCTCTGGCAAGAAGGTCACCAAAACTCACTGTAATGGGACAGAGACTTAAGATCAATGAGGAAACTGAATGA
- a CDS encoding winged helix-turn-helix transcriptional regulator — translation MIDILQSKSGITKFQILTEVAAHQPNVRQKEIAEKIGVTPQAVSEYIKELTAEGFIYSDGRVRYRITKKGVEWVLENAADMKRYANFVMSDIISHVSTWTAIADEDIEKGENVYLQMRGGLLYVSKTTETGATGITISAAEKGDDVGVTNLLGMIDLENASITVCKVPRSERGGSRNVDLERLQKLASSKSYIAAIGVESLVAMKKVDIIPDVMYGAKESVVEAAFHGLSSLVLAIDEEVPQIMSRLEMENLEYELVDLTLQ, via the coding sequence ATGATAGACATTCTTCAAAGCAAAAGCGGCATCACCAAATTTCAGATACTGACTGAAGTTGCTGCCCATCAACCAAATGTTCGCCAGAAAGAGATCGCTGAAAAGATTGGTGTGACACCACAAGCTGTTTCCGAATATATCAAGGAACTTACAGCAGAAGGTTTCATCTATTCCGATGGAAGGGTAAGATACCGAATTACAAAAAAGGGTGTCGAATGGGTTCTTGAAAATGCAGCCGACATGAAGCGTTATGCTAATTTTGTCATGAGTGACATCATCAGTCATGTCTCCACATGGACAGCCATAGCAGACGAAGATATCGAAAAGGGGGAAAATGTATATCTTCAAATGAGAGGCGGCTTACTTTATGTGAGTAAAACGACCGAGACCGGGGCAACAGGAATAACCATATCAGCCGCTGAAAAAGGCGATGATGTGGGTGTCACCAACCTTTTGGGCATGATCGATCTTGAGAATGCCAGTATTACGGTCTGCAAAGTACCACGCAGTGAGCGTGGAGGTTCACGCAATGTCGACCTTGAAAGACTGCAAAAACTTGCCAGTTCAAAATCATATATAGCAGCCATAGGTGTCGAGTCCCTTGTTGCTATGAAAAAGGTTGACATAATACCAGACGTCATGTACGGTGCAAAAGAATCAGTTGTAGAGGCAGCCTTCCACGGCTTATCATCCCTGGTACTTGCAATTGATGAAGAAGTACCCCAGATCATGAGCAGACTGGAAATGGAAAATCTGGAATACGAACTGGTTGACCTTACCCTGCAGTGA
- a CDS encoding metallophosphoesterase produces the protein MKIIAVSDTHLRGGTIPPTFKSLIDDCDILLHAGDFTTMECYQAFASTGKLKAVHGNSDDRELKELLPEKLVFDVDGVKFGLVHEGALSIMDTTPLRYLALEMGVDVLVFGHIHRPLIEQSDVILICPGSPTSPRMSDPSVVEITIDNGNVSANIVEIEGHSCGYIDFSRKLKDKS, from the coding sequence ATGAAGATCATTGCTGTTTCTGATACACACCTCAGGGGAGGTACCATCCCCCCTACGTTCAAGAGCCTCATTGATGATTGCGATATATTGCTCCATGCAGGGGATTTTACAACAATGGAGTGTTACCAGGCCTTTGCTTCCACAGGTAAGCTCAAAGCGGTACACGGGAATTCTGATGATCGTGAACTAAAGGAACTGTTGCCTGAGAAGCTCGTGTTCGATGTTGATGGTGTGAAATTCGGGCTCGTCCATGAAGGAGCACTATCTATTATGGACACAACCCCACTGCGTTACCTGGCACTCGAAATGGGAGTGGACGTCCTCGTATTTGGACATATACACAGACCACTTATCGAACAGAGTGATGTGATACTTATCTGCCCAGGCTCTCCCACAAGCCCCCGTATGTCCGACCCATCTGTTGTGGAAATCACTATTGACAATGGTAATGTCTCTGCGAACATAGTAGAGATAGAAGGACATTCATGCGGATATATTGATTTTTCCCGCAAGCTTAAGGATAAAAGCTGA
- a CDS encoding RPA family protein translates to MAGYVREVSRRIFAQELRESSLTFKDGDDQYSPQYLLTPTGAKVNRLFIVGTLIEKEDIGTDSEYWRGRVSDPTGSFMIYAGQYQPEAAQFLSECETPAFIAIVGKPSTYATAEGTVLTSVRPESISLVDGATRDLWVADTARRTLERIRELDSMDPNVVKAKEHYNTDAVKYSSMVKEALVSLKETI, encoded by the coding sequence ATGGCCGGATATGTAAGGGAAGTTTCACGTCGTATCTTTGCACAGGAACTAAGGGAATCCAGTCTGACGTTCAAGGACGGTGATGACCAGTACTCTCCACAGTATCTTTTAACTCCTACCGGTGCAAAGGTCAATCGCCTTTTCATCGTGGGTACTCTGATAGAAAAAGAGGATATAGGGACTGATTCAGAATACTGGAGGGGTCGGGTATCAGATCCAACTGGTTCCTTTATGATATATGCAGGGCAGTATCAGCCCGAGGCAGCGCAGTTCCTTTCAGAATGTGAGACACCTGCCTTTATTGCGATAGTAGGAAAGCCAAGTACCTATGCAACAGCGGAGGGTACTGTCCTGACATCCGTCAGGCCTGAATCGATTTCACTGGTGGATGGTGCAACACGTGATCTCTGGGTTGCAGACACTGCAAGAAGGACCCTTGAACGTATCAGGGAGCTTGACAGTATGGATCCGAATGTGGTCAAGGCAAAGGAACACTACAATACAGACGCTGTAAAGTATTCCTCGATGGTAAAAGAAGCCCTTGTATCACTGAAGGAAACGATCTGA